Proteins encoded within one genomic window of Hemiscyllium ocellatum isolate sHemOce1 chromosome 1, sHemOce1.pat.X.cur, whole genome shotgun sequence:
- the LOC132820809 gene encoding LOW QUALITY PROTEIN: uncharacterized protein LOC132820809 (The sequence of the model RefSeq protein was modified relative to this genomic sequence to represent the inferred CDS: substituted 2 bases at 2 genomic stop codons), whose protein sequence is FSQSPSPSCHSPSPSSHSPSPSSQTPSHSSHSPSTFSQSPSPQSQSHSPSSQSHSPSSQSPSPSSQSPSTSSXSPSPSSQSPSPSSLSPSPSSHSPSSSSQSHSPSSQSPSPSSLSPSLFSQTPSPSSQSPSPFSQSPSPSSHFPSPSSHSPSPSPISQSPSPSSQSLSPSSQYPSPSSHFSSPSSQSPSPSSHSPSPYSQTPSPYSQSPSLFSHSPSPSSQSPSTSSRSPSPSSPSPSPSSQSPSPSSQFPSPSSHSPPPSSQTPSPSSHSPSTFSHSPSPQSQSASPSSQSPSHSSQSPSPSSQSPSTYSQSPSPSSQSPSPSSQSPSPSSQSPSPSSQSPSLSSQPPSLPPSPSPSSHSPSSSSHSPSPSSQSPSPYSQSPSPSSPSPSPSSQSPSPSSQFPSPSSHSPPPSSQTPSPSSHSPSTFSHSPSPQSQSASPSSSPSPSSQSPSPSSQSPPSSSHSPSPSSQSPSHSSQSPPSSSHSPSPSSQSPSPSSPSPSPSSQSPSPSSQSPSPSSHLPPAPQSPSPSSHSPSSSSHSPSPSSQSPSPYSQSPSTSSXSPSPSSQSPSPSSQSPSPISQSPSPSSQSLSPSSQYPSPSSHFSSPSSQSPSPSSHSPSPYSQTPSPYSQSPSLFSHSPSPSSQSPSTSSRSPSPSSPSPSPSSQSPSPSSQFPSPSSHSPPPSSQTPSPSSHSPSTFSHSPSPQSQSSHSPSPSPQSPSPYSQSPSPYSHSPSLFSHSLSHSSQSPSPSSLSPSPSSQSPSPSSQSRSPSSQSPSPSSHSSSHSSQSPSPSSQSPSPSSQSRSPSSQSSSHSSQSPSPSSQSPSHSSQSPPSSSHSPSPSSQSPSHSSQSPPSSSHSPSPSSQSPSPSPSPSSPSPSTYSQSPSPSSQSPSPSSPSPSPSSQSLSPSSHSPSSSSQYPSPSSHSPSPSSNSPSPSSQSPSPTSQYPSSSSQSGNSACIRVMKTHQQVHSTETFRFRKTGSNTLRISSQFPNQSDYPKLRGD, encoded by the exons ttctcccaatctccctcaccctcctgccattctccctcaccctcctcgcattctccctcaccctcttcccaaactccctcacactcctcgcATTCTCCCTCAACtttctcccagtctccctcacctCAATCCCAATCTcactcaccctcctcccaatctcactcaccctcctcccagtctccctcaccctcctcccaatctccctcaacctcctcctagtctccctcaccctcctctcaatctccctcaccctcctccctgtctccctcaccGTCCTCCCATTCCCCCTCATCTTCCTCCCAATCTCATTCACCCTCCTcccaatctccctcaccctcctccctgtctccctcactcttctcccagactccctcaccctcctcgcAGTCTCCCTCACCTTTCTcacaatctccctcaccctcctcccattttccctcaccctcctcccattctccctcaccc tcgcccatctcccagtctccctcaccctcctcccaatctctgtcaccATCCTCCCAatatccctcaccctcctcccatttttcCTCGCCCTCCTcccaatctccctcaccctcctcccattctccttCACCCTACTCCCAAACTCCCTCACCttactcccagtctccctcactcttctcccattctccctcaccctcctcccaatccccctcaacctcctcccgGTCTCCCTCACCGTCTTCCCCAtctccctcaccttcctcccaatctccctcaccctcctcccagtttccctcaccctcctcgcattctccccctccctcctcccaaactccctcaccctcctcgcATTCTCCCTCAACTTTCTCCCATTCCCCCTCACCTCAATCCCAATCTGCCTCACCCTCATCCcagtctccctcacactcctcccagtctccctcaccctcctcccaatctccctcaacctactcccagtctccctcaccctcctctcaatctccctcaccctcctcacaatctccctcaccctcctcccagtctccctcaccctcctcccagtctccctccctctcttcccagcctccctccctcccccca tctccctcaccctcctcccattctccctcatcctcctcgcattctccctcaccctcctcccaatctccctcaccctactcccaatctccc TCACCGTCTTCCCCAtctccctcaccttcctcccaatctccctcaccctcctcccagtttccctcaccctcctcgcattctccccctccctcctcccaaactccctcaccctcctcgcATTCTCCCTCAACTTTCTCCCATTCCCCCTCACCTCAATCCCAATCTGCCTCACCCTCATC atctccctcaccctcctcccagtctccctcaccctcctcccaatctcccccatcctcctcccattctccctcaccctcctcccagtctccctcacactcctcccaatctcccccatcctcctcccattctccctcaccctcctcccagtctccctcaccgtcttccccatctccctcaccttcctcccaatctccatcaccctcttcccaatctccctcaccctcctccca CCTCCCTCCCGCCccccagtctccctcaccctcctcccattctccctcatcctcctcgcattctccctcaccctcctcccagtctccctcaccctaCTCCCAatctccctcaacctcctcctagtctccctcaccctcctctcaatctccctcaccctcctcccaatctccctcgcccatctcccagtctccctcaccctcctcccaatctctgtcaccATCCTCCCAatatccctcaccctcctcccatttttcctcaccctcctcccaatctccctcaccctcctcccattctccttCACCCTACTCCCAAACTCCCTCACCttactcccagtctccctcactcttctcccattctccctcaccctcctcccaatccccctcaacctcctcccgGTCTCCCTCACCGTCTTCCCCAtctccctcaccttcctcccaatctccctcaccctcctcccagtttccctcaccctcctcgcattctccccctccctcctcccaaactccctcaccctcctcgcATTCTCCCTCAACTTTCTCCCATTCCCCCTCACCTCAATCCCAATCT tcgcattctccctcaccctccccccaatctccctcaccctactcccaatctccctcaccttactcccattctccctcactcttctcccattctctctcacactcctcccaatctccctcaccttcctccctgtcgccctcaccctcctcccagtctccctcaccctcctcccaatcgcgctcaccctcctcccagtctccctcaccctcctcccattcttcctcacactcctcccaatctccctcaccctcctcccagtctccctcaccctcctcccaatcgcgctcaccctcctcccagtcttcctcacactcctcccaatctccctcaccctcctcccagtctccctcacactcctcccaatctcccccatcctcctcccattctccctcaccctcctcccagtctccctcacactcctcccaatctcccccatcctcctcccattctccctcaccctcctcccagtctccctcacc ttctccctcaccctcctccccatctccctcaacctactcccagtctccctcaccctcctctcaatctccatcaccctcctccccatctccctcaccctcctcccagtctctctcaccctcctcccattctccctcATCTTCCTCCCAAtatccctccccctcctcccattctccctcACCATCTTCCAATTCCCCGTCACCATCCTCTCAATCTCCCTCACCCACCTCCCAATATCCCTCATCCTCCTCCCAGT